In one window of Paraflavitalea soli DNA:
- a CDS encoding PA14 domain-containing protein has protein sequence MLVSLARYQKSIAWFFAALFYMELIITPAMARAAINRPVIHVPAFRPLAGAGFPDKSGNIMSRADTKKNALPVSVAGVTGVKEKKDPGIAKQKFTTGPTQPEMQSFQSVNASNMVDLFTGDFSYNIPLLDVGGYPVNLSYGSGISMDQEASWVGLGWNINPGTITRNMRGLPDDFNGSEDVVTKTISMKPNKTVGITVGGNIELLGKSQLANVKGSPDPVKGRPGTVGVSFGVFHNTYKGWGTETGLNVSINSGLGAAGGLTSALSITNNSQNGLDISPSFGYQIGKNETKARGELTIGTNYNSRAGIQDLQITGQVKQHVASYHSQNYSMGVAIPSYISFSKPSYTPTISVPYTSSQASFTAKVGSEHWALHPSGYIRGYGSTQKIATNDRTVKVPAYGYLNYEKGGANKNVLLDFNREKDVAFNQQTPHIAVPIYTYDTYSITGEGTGGMFRPYRGDIGFIHDHTMATKSNSDRLSIDIGLGTVVHGGIDFITSNATTTTGPWLTENTLKDVVAFRQQDTVFENVYFKNPGEKTVVNAAFLNSIGGDSLVRVDLSPLDKQQLPAFSATRNLSVFNGARVDRKVLLTGNTVRKERDKRTQVISYLTAGEAAIVGMDKVIKYYPVNEFPNNTCGINYNTLDRVDSKRKRNHLSEITVLNGDGRRYVYGIPVYNTSQEEVTMSTDTGSTTTGLVTYSGSDNSVDNSKGKDGYFNREEMPAYAHSFLLSAIVSPDYADLTGDGVSEDDNGDAVKFNYSQVYHSGDPYRWRAPYQQNKAAYNEGLKTDNRDERGSYTYGTREVWYLNSVESKTMIATFVLETATPRLDGYGVLNMNGGQDATQKLYRLKQINLYAKADYVKYGPATAKPIKSVHFEYSYELCKKNPGSLNDSGKLTLKKVWFTYNKNNKGALNPYIFTYHAKNPDYQSGATDRWGSYKNPARNPGSGKPLTNADYAYSLQDGAQWNADSAAANAAPWTLSEIKLPSGGKIKVTYESDDYAYVQDKRAMQFFSLAGAGFAASSDAAATNNLHKPTKGYDDYMYVLANVTEAVADKADIKRKYLEGVSQLFFKLAVNMPGDIWGKGYEVVPCYADIEDYGVTTEPGNKKIWIKVKALDGNKSPMATAAVQFLRLNLPSKAYPYSEPGDNFSLKNVLGMLASVAGNISNTVNGFPNDARRGNWVNNVVLDKSFVRLNNPVYRKFGGGLRVKRVEVKDNWNNMTSGQQVEAVYGQDYTYTTSIDVNGAPVTISSGVAVYEPAVGNDENPFHVPHKVYTEKVGALAPVDYVYTEEPFAETFFPAPMIGYSKVKVQTIHKTKKSANGFDVTEFYTAKDFPTFVEFTPIDDESKKTFNPPIANALKFNARNNVTLSQGFKVELNDMHGKLRSQASYAQTDTAHYISYTYNYYKLENNAALRQKLSNKVSVIDSANGVIRHNAEIGKEVELMVDLREQVSTTTGINLEANIDFVHTFPPIFWFPMIPLPTMETNQYRSVAVTKVVNRYGLLDSVLHIEKGSRVTTRDLVYDSETGQALLNQTNNEFDDPVYSFNYPAHWAYSGMGPAYKNIGATLVKKIVRQGIMLNMDGTRFNADRYFESGDEMLVSARDQRNSTTTDSCSPFFYSYKDELRANRIWAIDAARGIQQHKGIYFIDIDGRPYNGDIETLKIIRSGKRNLSAVPLGAITTLANPIKNIGGKDRIIIDSTTEVIAASAARFKDLWKIDNVWKEYDSCVTEYIPSSDPKNNKITIASTVLLRQHINNRGQLTNSTDYTTNKLVASYQRFNNDEFRTRALIKLNIKVPPGAIVQSAKMNFYGTPPLNMWGHSPWNSLDYSYEGIGEPVSSILFPYPYPFKGDEKDLPWVSEASLNSAAGTPATLPYRGSFNNCQNYGDVDVTQQLQSMLTLPLEYRNLVLKLNTEARIGGGSKTVRFMSFKGGNEEVPECNPIIPCVNPCRVNLVVSLLIPEPKCYKVCRSEVVNNDTLNPYRYGILGNWRIDTSFTYYAGRKQSDFTAASNIRTDGAIKGFMPFWSLQAGFMKPVPDSTRWVWNSKTTLVNGKGVEMENVDPLNRYNAGLFGYNRTLPVAVAQNSRHREITFDGFEDRDYKTSPCATCDDNGWIKLADYTVAARTNDMSHTGRYSYKIYGSNSTVTKVPITTSVADTASTRISLKVDSLPLVTQTVTPKGNGLLTQYGIYRARPALNINPCVGHNITGSTIEWSPTTAITLPKASWKRGEGPSQICAKEYFAVKWTGKLQPQFSGNYRFSVTVDDEITLKIAGVTIISYTGVGPVTRFSTLIPLNAGQLYDIEVLMKNGDGAGGIDLKWANGYVGLEAPIPASCLYQTAAQANGSVVNDTTWCVKFRSPVPVNAIHNKFSPLQGSKMVFSAWVKEEIPCVTGSSYNSGRVRLTFNNGSGVTYTLKPKGNIIEGWQRIEEVVDIPANVTEMNVYLETATSTAAYFDDLRMHPFNSNMKSFAYDPLNLRLMAELDENNHATFYEYDDEGTLIRVKKETERGIKTIKETRSAIQKSNN, from the coding sequence ATGTTAGTTTCTCTGGCGCGTTATCAAAAGTCTATTGCCTGGTTTTTTGCAGCACTCTTTTACATGGAGTTGATCATTACACCGGCTATGGCAAGGGCTGCCATAAATAGGCCCGTCATTCATGTTCCTGCGTTTCGGCCTCTGGCAGGAGCAGGGTTTCCGGACAAGAGTGGAAATATCATGTCACGGGCAGATACTAAAAAGAATGCTTTACCTGTATCAGTAGCAGGTGTAACCGGTGTGAAAGAGAAAAAAGACCCCGGTATAGCCAAACAAAAATTTACCACAGGACCTACCCAGCCGGAGATGCAAAGTTTCCAGTCAGTTAACGCCAGTAATATGGTAGACCTTTTTACCGGCGATTTTTCTTATAATATTCCCTTATTGGACGTGGGCGGTTATCCGGTCAACCTGAGCTACGGAAGTGGCATATCGATGGACCAGGAGGCCAGTTGGGTGGGCCTCGGGTGGAATATCAACCCAGGCACGATCACCCGCAACATGCGCGGACTCCCCGATGATTTTAATGGCAGTGAGGATGTGGTGACCAAAACCATCAGCATGAAACCCAATAAAACCGTGGGTATTACAGTTGGCGGAAATATTGAACTGTTGGGTAAGAGCCAGCTTGCAAACGTAAAGGGCAGCCCCGATCCCGTGAAAGGACGTCCTGGAACAGTAGGTGTTTCCTTTGGTGTTTTTCACAACACTTATAAAGGATGGGGCACTGAAACCGGTCTCAATGTGAGCATCAACTCGGGCCTGGGTGCCGCAGGCGGGCTCACCAGCGCTTTATCCATCACCAACAACTCTCAGAATGGCCTGGATATAAGTCCTTCCTTTGGTTACCAGATTGGCAAAAATGAGACCAAGGCCAGGGGTGAGCTTACCATTGGCACCAACTACAATTCCCGTGCAGGCATCCAGGACCTGCAGATCACAGGACAGGTAAAGCAGCATGTGGCCAGCTATCATTCACAAAACTATAGCATGGGCGTAGCCATTCCCTCTTATATATCTTTCTCAAAGCCTTCCTATACACCTACTATTTCAGTGCCCTATACCTCCTCCCAGGCGTCGTTTACAGCCAAGGTAGGGTCCGAACATTGGGCATTGCACCCAAGCGGTTATATACGAGGCTATGGATCTACTCAGAAAATTGCTACCAATGACCGTACTGTCAAAGTCCCGGCTTATGGATACCTCAATTATGAGAAGGGGGGAGCCAACAAAAACGTATTGCTCGACTTTAATCGCGAAAAAGATGTGGCATTCAACCAGCAAACACCACATATAGCCGTACCGATCTATACTTACGATACATATTCCATTACCGGAGAAGGAACAGGTGGTATGTTCAGGCCTTATCGGGGGGATATTGGTTTTATCCATGATCATACAATGGCTACCAAAAGCAACAGCGACCGCCTCTCCATAGATATTGGCTTAGGTACCGTGGTTCATGGCGGAATTGATTTTATCACCAGTAATGCTACTACAACCACAGGCCCATGGTTGACTGAAAATACACTGAAAGATGTAGTGGCCTTCAGACAGCAGGACACCGTATTTGAAAATGTATACTTCAAAAATCCCGGAGAAAAAACGGTCGTCAATGCCGCTTTCCTCAATAGTATCGGTGGAGATAGCCTCGTAAGGGTTGACCTCTCACCCTTGGATAAGCAACAACTGCCCGCATTTAGTGCTACCCGCAACCTGTCTGTGTTCAATGGAGCCCGGGTAGATAGAAAAGTACTCTTGACAGGCAATACAGTGCGCAAGGAACGTGACAAAAGAACACAGGTTATTTCCTACCTCACGGCTGGGGAAGCTGCCATTGTGGGAATGGATAAGGTGATAAAGTATTACCCGGTTAATGAATTCCCCAACAATACCTGTGGAATTAATTACAATACACTCGATAGGGTTGACAGCAAAAGAAAGCGCAATCACCTGTCAGAAATAACAGTGCTGAATGGCGATGGCAGGAGATATGTATATGGTATACCCGTGTACAATACAAGCCAGGAAGAAGTGACCATGTCTACCGATACAGGCAGCACGACTACAGGACTGGTAACTTATTCAGGCAGCGACAATTCAGTAGACAACAGCAAGGGTAAAGACGGTTATTTCAACCGGGAGGAAATGCCTGCCTATGCGCATTCGTTTTTATTATCGGCTATTGTATCGCCCGATTATGCCGATCTTACCGGTGATGGTGTTTCCGAAGATGATAATGGGGATGCAGTTAAGTTCAATTATAGCCAGGTATACCACTCCGGTGACCCTTACAGGTGGAGGGCGCCTTACCAGCAAAACAAGGCTGCTTATAATGAAGGGCTTAAAACCGATAACCGCGATGAGCGGGGAAGCTATACCTATGGTACAAGAGAAGTCTGGTACCTCAACTCTGTAGAGTCCAAAACCATGATTGCCACTTTTGTTTTGGAAACCGCTACACCCAGGCTCGATGGTTATGGCGTGCTCAATATGAATGGTGGCCAGGATGCTACACAGAAGTTATACAGGCTGAAGCAGATCAACCTGTATGCAAAGGCCGACTACGTGAAGTATGGCCCCGCCACAGCCAAACCAATTAAGTCTGTACATTTTGAATACAGTTACGAACTGTGCAAAAAAAATCCGGGGTCACTCAATGATTCCGGAAAGTTAACACTCAAAAAGGTTTGGTTTACCTACAATAAGAACAATAAAGGAGCTTTAAATCCTTATATATTTACCTATCACGCTAAAAACCCCGACTACCAAAGCGGCGCTACCGACCGTTGGGGCAGTTACAAGAACCCTGCAAGAAATCCGGGTAGTGGTAAACCACTTACCAATGCCGATTATGCATATTCTTTACAAGATGGAGCTCAATGGAATGCCGACAGCGCGGCCGCCAATGCAGCCCCCTGGACATTGTCCGAGATCAAGTTGCCATCAGGTGGTAAAATAAAAGTTACCTATGAAAGTGATGATTATGCCTACGTGCAGGACAAAAGAGCCATGCAGTTTTTCTCACTGGCAGGAGCAGGTTTTGCGGCCAGCTCCGATGCGGCAGCCACTAACAACCTGCACAAACCCACGAAAGGTTATGATGACTACATGTATGTATTGGCCAATGTAACAGAAGCTGTAGCCGATAAGGCCGACATCAAACGTAAATACCTCGAAGGAGTAAGCCAGCTTTTCTTTAAGCTGGCAGTCAATATGCCCGGTGATATTTGGGGAAAAGGGTATGAGGTCGTTCCCTGTTACGCAGATATCGAAGATTATGGAGTAACAACCGAACCTGGAAACAAAAAGATATGGATAAAAGTAAAAGCCCTGGACGGTAACAAAAGCCCCATGGCCACCGCTGCTGTACAGTTCCTGCGCCTCAACCTGCCTAGTAAGGCCTATCCCTATTCCGAGCCGGGAGATAATTTCAGCCTTAAGAATGTATTGGGCATGCTCGCCTCTGTGGCTGGTAATATTAGTAATACCGTTAATGGCTTTCCCAACGATGCCCGCAGAGGCAATTGGGTAAACAATGTGGTACTGGACAAATCATTTGTACGGCTCAATAACCCTGTGTACAGGAAGTTCGGAGGCGGTCTTCGTGTAAAACGGGTGGAAGTAAAAGACAACTGGAACAACATGACATCCGGGCAGCAGGTGGAAGCCGTGTATGGACAGGATTATACCTATACAACTTCTATTGATGTGAATGGTGCGCCTGTCACTATTAGTAGTGGCGTGGCAGTTTATGAGCCGGCAGTTGGAAATGATGAAAACCCTTTCCATGTTCCGCATAAAGTATACACCGAAAAAGTGGGAGCCCTGGCCCCGGTAGATTACGTATATACTGAAGAGCCTTTTGCCGAGACTTTTTTCCCGGCGCCCATGATTGGTTATAGCAAAGTAAAAGTGCAAACCATTCATAAGACAAAGAAATCGGCCAATGGGTTTGATGTGACTGAGTTCTACACAGCCAAAGATTTCCCAACTTTTGTAGAATTTACACCCATTGATGACGAAAGCAAGAAAACATTCAATCCTCCCATTGCCAATGCATTAAAATTCAATGCAAGGAATAATGTAACCCTGTCCCAGGGATTTAAGGTCGAGCTGAATGATATGCACGGGAAGCTTAGGTCACAGGCTTCTTATGCTCAAACGGATACCGCTCATTACATAAGTTATACCTATAATTACTATAAACTGGAAAACAATGCTGCCTTACGGCAAAAGTTATCCAACAAGGTAAGTGTTATTGATTCCGCCAATGGCGTCATCCGCCACAATGCCGAGATCGGGAAAGAGGTAGAGTTGATGGTTGATCTGCGCGAACAGGTGTCTACAACCACAGGGATCAACCTGGAGGCCAATATCGATTTCGTACATACATTCCCACCTATTTTCTGGTTTCCCATGATCCCCTTACCGACCATGGAAACCAATCAATACCGGTCCGTGGCTGTCACCAAGGTCGTAAACCGGTATGGGTTATTGGATAGCGTGTTGCACATCGAAAAAGGCAGCAGGGTTACTACCCGCGACCTGGTATATGACTCAGAAACGGGACAGGCCCTGCTCAATCAGACCAATAATGAATTTGATGATCCCGTATATAGTTTTAATTATCCGGCGCATTGGGCTTACAGCGGCATGGGGCCTGCTTACAAAAATATAGGAGCTACATTGGTTAAGAAAATAGTCCGCCAGGGTATTATGCTCAATATGGATGGCACAAGGTTCAATGCCGATCGTTATTTTGAAAGCGGGGACGAAATGCTCGTGTCCGCCCGTGATCAGCGGAATAGCACTACTACAGATAGTTGTTCTCCTTTTTTCTATTCCTACAAAGATGAGCTCAGGGCCAACAGGATTTGGGCCATCGATGCCGCCAGGGGAATACAGCAGCATAAAGGCATTTATTTTATTGATATAGATGGTCGTCCATATAATGGAGATATCGAGACCCTGAAGATCATTCGTTCAGGAAAACGAAACTTATCCGCAGTGCCCTTAGGTGCTATAACAACCCTGGCAAACCCAATTAAAAATATAGGTGGAAAGGATCGTATTATTATTGATTCCACTACCGAAGTGATAGCAGCCAGTGCGGCACGTTTTAAAGATCTGTGGAAGATAGACAATGTGTGGAAGGAGTATGATAGTTGCGTTACTGAATATATTCCCTCTTCAGATCCAAAAAACAACAAGATCACGATTGCTTCAACCGTATTGTTGCGCCAGCATATCAATAATAGGGGCCAGTTGACTAACTCAACTGACTATACTACTAATAAACTGGTAGCCAGCTACCAGCGTTTTAACAACGACGAGTTTCGGACGAGGGCATTGATCAAACTGAATATCAAGGTCCCGCCAGGTGCCATCGTTCAGAGCGCGAAAATGAATTTTTATGGTACACCCCCGCTTAATATGTGGGGTCATAGTCCCTGGAACTCGTTGGATTATTCTTATGAAGGCATAGGTGAGCCTGTTTCCAGCATATTGTTCCCCTATCCATATCCTTTTAAGGGTGACGAGAAGGATCTTCCCTGGGTCAGTGAGGCGAGCCTTAATAGTGCTGCGGGTACCCCGGCTACACTGCCATACCGGGGAAGCTTCAACAATTGTCAGAACTATGGCGATGTGGATGTTACCCAGCAATTACAAAGCATGTTAACCCTTCCGCTTGAATACCGGAACCTGGTTTTAAAACTGAATACCGAAGCCCGTATTGGCGGCGGTAGCAAAACCGTTCGGTTTATGAGTTTTAAAGGGGGAAATGAAGAAGTTCCTGAGTGCAATCCAATAATCCCTTGTGTCAACCCTTGCCGCGTAAACCTGGTAGTAAGCTTGCTTATTCCTGAACCCAAATGCTACAAAGTATGCCGCTCCGAAGTGGTCAACAATGATACATTGAATCCGTACCGCTATGGTATATTGGGCAATTGGCGCATAGATACTTCCTTTACCTATTATGCCGGCCGTAAACAATCAGACTTTACAGCGGCATCAAATATCCGGACCGATGGGGCCATTAAAGGCTTCATGCCTTTCTGGTCATTACAGGCTGGGTTCATGAAACCCGTTCCAGATTCCACCCGCTGGGTATGGAACAGTAAAACCACCCTTGTCAATGGTAAGGGAGTTGAAATGGAAAATGTTGATCCCCTCAACCGTTACAACGCGGGGTTGTTTGGTTACAATAGAACATTGCCGGTAGCCGTGGCGCAAAACAGCCGGCACAGGGAAATCACCTTCGACGGGTTTGAAGACAGGGATTACAAAACAAGCCCCTGCGCCACCTGCGACGACAATGGCTGGATCAAGCTGGCCGATTATACCGTAGCAGCCAGAACAAACGATATGAGCCATACCGGCCGGTATAGTTATAAAATATACGGCAGCAACAGTACAGTAACCAAAGTACCGATCACTACCAGCGTGGCAGATACCGCTTCCACCCGCATCTCCTTAAAAGTAGATTCACTTCCGCTTGTTACCCAAACAGTAACGCCTAAAGGAAATGGTTTGCTTACCCAGTATGGTATCTACAGGGCCCGCCCCGCGTTGAACATCAATCCCTGCGTAGGGCATAATATTACAGGGTCTACCATTGAATGGTCTCCCACTACTGCCATTACCTTGCCCAAAGCCTCGTGGAAACGGGGGGAGGGGCCATCGCAGATATGCGCCAAAGAATATTTTGCCGTAAAGTGGACCGGTAAATTACAACCCCAGTTTAGCGGCAATTATCGCTTCAGTGTAACAGTGGATGATGAAATTACCCTTAAGATCGCAGGCGTTACCATTATAAGTTATACCGGTGTGGGGCCAGTAACCCGGTTCTCTACTCTTATACCGCTCAACGCCGGGCAGCTATACGATATAGAGGTGTTGATGAAAAACGGTGATGGTGCTGGAGGCATTGACCTTAAATGGGCTAACGGCTATGTTGGTTTAGAGGCACCCATTCCGGCCAGTTGCCTGTACCAGACTGCGGCACAGGCCAATGGCTCCGTAGTCAACGATACCACTTGGTGCGTTAAGTTCAGAAGTCCCGTTCCCGTTAATGCCATTCACAACAAGTTCTCTCCCTTGCAGGGCAGCAAGATGGTCTTCAGCGCCTGGGTAAAAGAAGAAATACCCTGCGTCACCGGCAGCAGCTACAACAGCGGCAGGGTACGCCTAACTTTCAACAATGGCAGCGGCGTCACCTACACCTTAAAGCCCAAAGGAAATATTATTGAAGGATGGCAGCGTATAGAAGAGGTGGTGGATATACCGGCCAACGTTACAGAAATGAATGTATACCTCGAAACCGCCACTTCCACCGCCGCTTATTTTGATGACCTGCGTATGCATCCTTTCAACAGCAACATGAAGTCCTTTGCCTACGATCCATTGAACCTGCGGTTGATGGCTGAGCTCGACGAGAACAACCACGCTACTTTCTATGAGTATGATGATGAGGGAACCCTTATCCGGGTTAAAAAAGAAACCGAGCGCGGAATAAAGACCATCAAAGAAACAAGAAGTGCTATTCAAAAATCAAACAACTAA